The Nocardia arthritidis genome has a window encoding:
- a CDS encoding M23 family metallopeptidase, producing the protein MLRRRIGWAATVLLLLTVLAAENDPVAAAAPVGRFGWPLRPRPAVVRPFDNPAHDWLPGHRGVDLAGTPGQPVLAAGDGIVVFVGSVGGKSVVSLDHPGSLRTTYEPVRATVPVGARVTRGSVLGTLEPGHADCPAAACLHWGLRDQSGGRRGRAYLDPLRLLHSNPLRLKPVDPAA; encoded by the coding sequence ATGCTCCGGCGCCGGATAGGTTGGGCGGCAACGGTTTTGCTGCTGCTCACGGTGCTGGCCGCCGAGAACGACCCGGTCGCGGCGGCGGCGCCGGTCGGCCGGTTCGGCTGGCCGCTGCGGCCGCGGCCCGCGGTCGTGCGGCCCTTCGACAACCCGGCGCACGACTGGCTGCCGGGCCATCGCGGGGTCGATCTGGCGGGCACGCCCGGTCAGCCGGTGCTGGCCGCCGGGGACGGGATCGTGGTGTTCGTCGGTTCGGTGGGCGGCAAATCCGTTGTCTCGCTCGATCATCCGGGCAGTCTGCGCACCACCTACGAACCGGTGCGCGCGACGGTTCCGGTCGGTGCGCGGGTCACTCGGGGCAGTGTGCTCGGAACGCTCGAGCCCGGCCACGCGGACTGTCCGGCGGCGGCCTGCCTGCACTGGGGGCTGCGCGACCAGAGCGGCGGCAGGCGCGGGCGGGCCTACCTCGACCCGCTCCGCCTACTGCATTCGAATCCGCTGCGGTTGAAACCGGTGGATCCGGCCGCCTGA
- a CDS encoding DUF1990 family protein yields the protein MESQPGFTYPEVGATAGPPPAGYHHFRLRRRIGHGRALFERAAAEVLAYRMQKGTGVFESADTPTAAPGTGITVRLGLGPLAIHAPCRVVYVLDEPNRRGFAYGTLPGHPEIGEELFAVEFDPTDESVHGLVAAFSRPGTWYVRLGGPVVRAIQHFIGGRYIAALPKSE from the coding sequence ATGGAGTCTCAGCCTGGGTTCACCTATCCGGAGGTCGGCGCGACCGCGGGTCCGCCGCCCGCGGGCTACCACCACTTCCGGCTGCGCCGCCGCATCGGGCACGGCCGCGCGCTGTTCGAGCGCGCGGCCGCGGAGGTGCTGGCGTACCGAATGCAGAAGGGCACCGGCGTTTTCGAATCCGCCGACACACCCACGGCCGCGCCGGGCACCGGCATCACCGTCCGGCTCGGCCTGGGCCCGTTGGCAATTCACGCGCCATGCCGAGTGGTGTACGTCCTCGACGAGCCGAACCGCCGCGGCTTCGCCTACGGCACCCTGCCCGGCCATCCCGAAATCGGCGAGGAACTCTTCGCCGTCGAATTCGACCCCACCGACGAATCGGTCCACGGCCTGGTCGCCGCCTTCTCCCGCCCCGGAACCTGGTACGTCCGCCTGGGCGGCCCGGTGGTACGAGCCATCCAACACTTCATCGGCGGCCGATATATCGCCGCACTGCCGAAATCGGAGTAG
- a CDS encoding zinc-binding dehydrogenase: protein MGEAPDPVPGPGQALVQVAAISLNFGEVAYLSKNYVPGGVAGWDASGVVVAAAADGSGPPAGTRVVTFGWNGGWAELRAVDTGELAVLPEGLDHSAAAALPVAGVTALRAVRRLGSILGKRVLITGASGGVGRFSVQLAAQAGAHVVAVVGRPERGIGLTELGAAEVVSGGLAEVREPVSAVIDNVGGQLLADAFALLAPDGLAVSVGKASLEPSTIDFEQARLTNPGARIEAFVVGPGFGPDLAYLASLVAAGRLDPQVDWHSDWERVGDAAEALLTRKVAGKAVLDVG, encoded by the coding sequence TTGGGTGAAGCGCCGGATCCAGTTCCCGGTCCTGGGCAAGCGTTGGTGCAGGTCGCGGCGATTTCGCTCAACTTCGGTGAGGTTGCGTATCTGAGCAAGAACTACGTGCCAGGCGGGGTAGCCGGTTGGGACGCCTCCGGGGTCGTCGTGGCTGCGGCGGCGGATGGAAGCGGCCCTCCGGCCGGGACACGGGTAGTGACCTTCGGCTGGAATGGCGGGTGGGCTGAGCTGCGGGCTGTCGATACCGGTGAGCTTGCCGTGCTGCCGGAAGGCCTCGACCATAGTGCGGCGGCGGCGCTGCCGGTGGCCGGAGTGACCGCGTTGCGCGCGGTGCGCAGACTGGGTTCGATTCTCGGAAAGCGGGTGCTGATCACCGGGGCATCCGGTGGGGTCGGCCGGTTCTCCGTCCAGCTCGCCGCGCAGGCAGGCGCACATGTGGTCGCCGTTGTCGGTCGACCGGAGCGCGGCATCGGGCTCACGGAGCTGGGTGCGGCCGAGGTGGTCTCCGGTGGCCTGGCCGAGGTGCGCGAGCCTGTGTCCGCAGTGATCGACAATGTGGGTGGACAGCTGTTGGCCGATGCGTTCGCGCTGCTTGCCCCGGACGGCCTCGCCGTCAGCGTCGGCAAAGCATCGTTGGAACCTTCCACGATCGATTTCGAGCAGGCCCGGCTGACCAATCCGGGTGCTCGGATCGAGGCGTTCGTGGTCGGCCCCGGCTTCGGCCCGGACCTGGCCTACCTGGCTTCGCTTGTAGCCGCGGGTCGACTCGATCCGCAAGTGGACTGGCACAGCGACTGGGAACGCGTAGGCGATGCGGCCGAGGCACTGCTCACCCGCAAGGTCGCCGGTAAGGCAGTACTCGACGTGGGCTAG
- a CDS encoding DUF3558 domain-containing protein → MHGVDLSLPSRDAIRHSHSWEVLRMFGIGSMVVGGLSMRMNEYGRALTIAVGIGTLLLLTGCSKDTAVQANSGSTTTTAQASASPAPTSSTPRQPTVWWRADTLTKALNAIQAKLGPGTHDYSRVRVNEQARTVEILAFDPQTPETLVDYTYDGNSDTVGPAKTTPVTSPDVVQAQYRSDLVSAQVMAKALASAPADTAMTDSVPDELTVFRHTRNDTEPVIVVSISNKGAHGGKSALYDLSGKLLEVS, encoded by the coding sequence ATGCATGGTGTTGATCTGTCCCTTCCGTCGCGGGACGCCATCCGCCATAGCCATTCTTGGGAAGTCTTGCGAATGTTTGGGATTGGTTCGATGGTGGTAGGCGGTTTGTCGATGAGGATGAACGAATACGGGCGGGCCCTGACTATCGCAGTCGGCATCGGCACCCTGCTGCTACTCACGGGATGCTCGAAAGATACTGCGGTGCAGGCGAACTCGGGATCCACGACAACAACCGCGCAGGCGTCGGCCAGCCCCGCGCCGACCTCCTCGACGCCGCGACAACCGACAGTATGGTGGCGGGCGGATACGTTGACCAAGGCACTCAACGCGATTCAGGCAAAGCTCGGTCCGGGCACCCACGACTACTCGAGGGTCAGGGTCAACGAGCAAGCCCGGACGGTCGAAATCCTCGCGTTCGATCCGCAGACACCCGAGACCCTCGTCGACTACACCTATGACGGGAACTCCGATACGGTCGGGCCGGCCAAGACAACGCCGGTGACCTCGCCGGATGTGGTGCAGGCGCAGTACAGGAGCGATCTCGTCTCCGCCCAGGTGATGGCGAAAGCATTGGCGTCAGCCCCCGCTGACACCGCGATGACCGACAGCGTGCCCGATGAGCTGACCGTCTTCCGGCACACCCGCAACGACACCGAGCCAGTCATCGTGGTCAGCATCTCCAACAAGGGAGCCCACGGCGGCAAGTCCGCCCTCTACGACCTCTCCGGCAAACTGCTCGAGGTCTCCTAG
- a CDS encoding winged helix-turn-helix transcriptional regulator: MRPRTADVVAHWNPKCAAEIAVVVVGGSWKPTIIQLLATHEILRYGELTRAIKTITPRVLTHQLRELEDDGLVHRRIYQQVPPKVEYSLTDLGRSTSELMDALARWGRHYIAAVRSTTPEEEAPSPVLAEQHHPDRSRA, translated from the coding sequence ATGCGCCCGAGAACCGCAGACGTCGTAGCACACTGGAATCCGAAGTGCGCCGCCGAAATCGCCGTCGTCGTGGTCGGCGGCTCCTGGAAGCCGACCATCATTCAGCTGCTCGCCACGCACGAGATACTCCGCTACGGTGAACTGACCCGCGCCATCAAAACCATCACCCCGCGCGTACTCACCCACCAACTCCGCGAACTCGAAGACGACGGTCTCGTCCACCGCCGCATCTACCAGCAGGTCCCCCCGAAGGTCGAATACTCGCTCACCGACCTGGGCCGCAGCACCTCCGAACTCATGGACGCCCTCGCCCGCTGGGGCCGCCACTACATCGCCGCCGTCCGCTCCACCACCCCCGAGGAAGAGGCACCGTCACCTGTACTCGCAGAACAACATCACCCGGATCGGTCCCGAGCCTAG